The following proteins come from a genomic window of Pyxidicoccus sp. MSG2:
- a CDS encoding peptidase MA family metallohydrolase, with product MKHPAPVRAAFRASFAVLAVTLFCVPPAALAQDALKDEVKERLGRVEQSLEDWDVPGAKRELSEVEPLVPAELEPLKYYQGRVAFEEGRYDDAVSLLEGANIEDKPGSYLRLAKDTRDITRRHQRAESEHFIFFYPNGKEEVLVPYALETLESIHRAMAEDLGWTPPNGKIRVEVVNNARELSKVSTLTEKQIRTTGTIAICKFNKLMVTSPKAVAQGYDWQDTLAHEYIHLVISQSSRNTVPIWLHEGMAKFLESRWRGKGGMAMTPSTLALLGKRVKADTLIPFEKMHPSIALLPTAEDAAVAFAEVFYAIDYVHQTKGSAGLRTIIHELKGGQKDRKAVEAATGMPFALFEKTWLAHIKKQPFPQELLPREERVVLKEDAKGKVKDESEKKGREISFGDFDNVAEVPARRFAHLGELLRERNRVKAAAEEYAKAHKLVGDKYESISNKYALALLELRRLDEAESVLRGSLRVYPGSPSTNVHLGRILIFRKDYPKAKVAYLEALASDPFDPEIHLALTRIHGALGETALASRTRTATVQLTNLKPEQVDHAAQVFLNEEEELSEMNVGATPAAQPQPAQPPAPKPDAGR from the coding sequence ATGAAGCACCCCGCGCCCGTGCGCGCCGCCTTCCGAGCCTCTTTCGCGGTGCTGGCCGTGACGCTCTTCTGCGTACCGCCCGCGGCGCTGGCGCAGGACGCGCTCAAGGACGAGGTGAAGGAGCGGCTGGGCCGCGTGGAGCAGTCCCTGGAGGACTGGGACGTCCCCGGCGCCAAGCGCGAGCTGTCCGAGGTGGAGCCGCTGGTCCCCGCGGAGCTGGAGCCGCTCAAGTACTACCAGGGTCGCGTGGCCTTCGAGGAGGGGCGCTACGACGACGCGGTGTCCCTGCTGGAGGGCGCCAACATCGAGGACAAGCCGGGCAGCTACCTGCGGCTGGCCAAGGACACGCGCGACATCACCCGGAGACACCAGCGCGCGGAGAGCGAGCACTTCATCTTCTTCTACCCGAACGGGAAGGAGGAGGTGCTGGTGCCCTACGCGCTGGAGACGCTGGAGTCCATCCACCGCGCCATGGCGGAGGACCTGGGCTGGACGCCGCCCAACGGGAAGATTCGCGTCGAGGTGGTGAACAACGCGCGCGAGCTGTCCAAGGTGAGCACACTCACCGAGAAGCAGATTCGCACCACCGGCACCATCGCCATCTGCAAGTTCAACAAGCTGATGGTGACCAGTCCCAAGGCCGTGGCGCAGGGCTACGACTGGCAGGACACGCTGGCGCACGAGTACATCCACCTCGTCATCAGCCAGTCGAGCCGCAACACGGTGCCCATCTGGCTGCACGAGGGCATGGCCAAGTTCCTCGAGTCGCGCTGGCGCGGCAAGGGCGGCATGGCGATGACGCCCTCCACGCTGGCCCTATTGGGCAAGCGCGTGAAGGCGGACACGCTCATCCCCTTCGAGAAGATGCACCCGTCCATTGCCCTGCTGCCCACCGCCGAGGACGCGGCCGTCGCGTTCGCCGAGGTGTTCTACGCCATCGACTACGTGCACCAGACGAAGGGCTCGGCGGGGCTGCGCACCATCATCCACGAGCTGAAGGGCGGGCAGAAGGACCGCAAGGCAGTGGAGGCGGCCACGGGCATGCCCTTCGCCCTCTTCGAGAAGACCTGGCTGGCCCACATCAAGAAGCAGCCCTTCCCCCAGGAATTGCTGCCGCGCGAGGAGCGCGTGGTGCTGAAGGAGGACGCCAAGGGCAAGGTGAAGGACGAGAGCGAGAAGAAGGGCCGCGAAATCTCCTTCGGCGACTTCGACAACGTGGCGGAGGTGCCGGCGCGCCGCTTCGCGCACCTGGGTGAATTGCTGCGCGAGCGCAACCGCGTGAAGGCCGCGGCGGAGGAGTACGCCAAGGCCCACAAGCTGGTGGGCGACAAGTACGAGTCCATCTCCAACAAGTACGCGCTGGCGCTCCTGGAGCTGCGGCGGCTGGACGAGGCGGAGAGCGTGCTGCGCGGCAGCCTGCGCGTGTACCCGGGCTCGCCCTCCACCAACGTGCACCTGGGCCGCATCCTCATCTTCCGCAAGGACTACCCGAAGGCGAAGGTGGCGTACCTGGAGGCCCTGGCGTCGGACCCGTTCGACCCGGAAATCCACCTGGCCCTCACGCGCATCCACGGCGCGCTGGGCGAGACGGCGCTGGCCTCGCGCACGCGCACGGCCACCGTGCAGCTCACCAACCTCAAGCCCGAGCAGGTGGACCACGCGGCCCAGGTCTTCCTCAACGAGGAGGAGGAGCTGTCGGAGATGAACGTCGGCGCCACCCCCGCCGCGCAGCCACAGCCCGCGCAGCCGCCGGCCCCGAAGCCCGACGCGGGGCGCTGA
- a CDS encoding DUF4175 family protein has product MNLDTPQTPGPELPPPPPPPPSAPAFRATGRGSPGVEALLAAVRTRQRRHLWAQGGMLGASAALVLFVAAGFLGLVAPRLGGPVLWLALPVGVAVTCVFGLWLAKQQVGDDVRTARLVGQRRPELSLDVLAAVELKHERGPQAGWSSDLAGAFLQQMDTRVRTVDVRSVVDGRPVRRAALASGGVLLALAVLMVLVGGRWSAGMARIREVAKSPEAQAQAEPITGDIELTYRYPAYTGLAQRTVPGTNGEVSAPAGTEVLLKTRSDRAVERADVVVNGQAQPLKVTENRDLEGAFLAKQSGHYHFVFYGPRDKLLVTGPEIALNVEADKAPQVALMTPAMELEVDPGQKVTLKYEATDDYGLSGLALVFRTPGTQKETRVPLPREDGRRNRATFTWDLGTLKIQPGDRVTYYVEAQDNDAVEGPKKGVSRTQVLRVYSAAEHLRAALQKAEQLWGRMVDHLADRLEGPDRAKQKDPQAVAAAASVDTSGQQLMTDMRTLAQELARERDVPSELVSALSHISESLGSHISGTADFRRLYLRTQRARGEDWGTGNRLTAVVNEEVDEAEKDILYLESLLDRQKLEALQELAKQLANERRELANLVEQYKNKPDEESRQLVMEQIQQLKARINELMQRMAEMRKGIRDEHFNAEALNEMMKEQDLQSAMDEVEKLMREGKTDEALAKLQQLGMQMDEMLQNLDKENSEFGSEQHPELAEKFGKFMEELQSTVQEQQKVADQTRQLRDQARSQNRERLAEKGKAAKDELMRKVQQAQEDYKKLQPEQLNSRAARPLEEAQSELQNVENALKVNDFDLAAEAAARAEDAARQLSMMGEQQRQLDEMFGNPPEVRQQSANLAQRLERDAKNVEEVNKQLQSLFPPPGSQLSQQEKQQLQQLAQQQGQLEQRAQGLRQQMEEMQQMAPLFGEEATQQMEGVGQRMGEASQRMQGKDPGRGYGEQQAALEGLRQFQRQMQEGQKGGKGGLPLPMGSGARRQEGNGRDPRNQVELPDEDAFQAPKEFRKDLLDAMKQGAPEKYREQVKRYYEELVK; this is encoded by the coding sequence GTGAACCTCGACACCCCGCAGACCCCAGGCCCCGAGCTGCCGCCCCCGCCTCCCCCGCCCCCTTCCGCGCCGGCTTTCCGGGCCACCGGACGGGGCTCGCCGGGGGTGGAGGCCCTCCTCGCCGCGGTGCGCACCCGCCAGCGCCGGCACCTCTGGGCGCAGGGCGGCATGCTGGGCGCCTCGGCGGCGCTGGTGCTCTTCGTGGCCGCGGGCTTCCTCGGCCTCGTGGCCCCGCGCCTGGGCGGCCCGGTGCTGTGGCTGGCCCTCCCCGTGGGCGTGGCCGTGACGTGCGTCTTCGGCCTGTGGCTCGCGAAGCAGCAGGTGGGCGACGATGTCCGCACCGCGCGGCTGGTGGGCCAGCGCCGCCCGGAGCTGTCGCTGGACGTGCTGGCCGCCGTGGAATTGAAGCACGAGCGCGGCCCCCAGGCCGGCTGGTCCTCGGACCTGGCCGGCGCCTTCCTCCAGCAGATGGACACCCGGGTGCGCACGGTGGACGTGCGCTCCGTGGTGGACGGGCGCCCGGTGCGCCGCGCCGCGCTCGCGTCCGGCGGCGTGCTGCTGGCGCTCGCGGTGCTGATGGTGCTGGTGGGCGGCCGGTGGAGCGCGGGCATGGCCCGCATCCGCGAGGTGGCCAAGAGCCCCGAGGCCCAGGCACAGGCCGAGCCGATTACCGGCGACATCGAGCTGACGTACCGCTACCCCGCGTACACGGGCCTGGCCCAGCGCACCGTGCCCGGCACCAACGGCGAGGTGAGCGCGCCCGCGGGCACCGAGGTGCTCCTCAAGACGCGCTCGGACCGCGCCGTGGAGCGCGCGGACGTGGTGGTCAACGGCCAGGCGCAGCCCCTCAAGGTGACGGAGAACCGGGACCTGGAAGGCGCCTTCCTCGCGAAGCAGTCCGGCCACTACCACTTCGTCTTCTACGGGCCGCGCGACAAGCTCCTCGTCACCGGGCCTGAAATCGCCCTCAACGTGGAGGCGGACAAGGCGCCGCAGGTGGCGCTGATGACGCCCGCGATGGAGCTGGAGGTGGACCCCGGCCAGAAGGTGACGCTCAAGTACGAGGCCACCGACGACTACGGCCTGTCCGGCCTCGCGCTCGTCTTCCGCACGCCCGGCACGCAGAAGGAGACGCGCGTGCCGCTGCCCCGCGAGGACGGCCGCCGCAACCGCGCCACCTTCACGTGGGATTTGGGCACGCTGAAAATCCAGCCGGGCGACCGCGTCACCTACTACGTGGAGGCGCAGGACAACGACGCGGTGGAGGGCCCCAAGAAGGGCGTCAGCCGCACGCAGGTGCTGCGCGTCTACTCCGCCGCCGAGCACCTCCGCGCCGCGCTGCAGAAGGCCGAGCAGCTCTGGGGCCGCATGGTGGACCACCTCGCCGACCGCCTGGAGGGCCCGGACCGCGCGAAGCAGAAGGACCCGCAGGCCGTCGCCGCCGCGGCCTCCGTGGACACCAGCGGCCAGCAGTTGATGACGGACATGCGCACGCTCGCCCAGGAGCTGGCCCGCGAGCGCGACGTCCCCAGCGAGCTGGTCTCCGCGCTGAGCCACATCTCCGAGTCGCTGGGCAGCCACATCTCCGGCACCGCGGACTTCCGCCGCCTCTACCTGCGCACCCAGCGCGCGCGGGGCGAGGACTGGGGCACCGGCAACCGCCTCACCGCCGTCGTCAACGAGGAGGTGGACGAAGCGGAGAAGGACATCCTCTACCTGGAGTCGCTGCTCGACAGGCAGAAGCTGGAGGCCCTCCAGGAGCTGGCCAAGCAGCTCGCCAACGAGCGGCGCGAGCTGGCCAACCTCGTCGAGCAGTACAAGAACAAGCCCGACGAGGAGTCACGCCAGCTGGTGATGGAGCAGATTCAGCAGCTCAAGGCTCGCATCAACGAGCTGATGCAGCGCATGGCGGAGATGCGCAAGGGCATTCGCGACGAGCACTTCAACGCCGAGGCCCTCAACGAGATGATGAAGGAGCAGGACCTCCAGAGCGCCATGGACGAGGTGGAGAAGCTGATGCGCGAGGGCAAGACGGACGAGGCCCTGGCGAAGCTCCAGCAGCTCGGCATGCAGATGGACGAGATGCTCCAGAACCTGGACAAGGAGAACAGCGAGTTCGGCTCCGAGCAGCACCCCGAGCTGGCCGAGAAGTTCGGCAAGTTCATGGAGGAGCTGCAGAGCACCGTGCAGGAGCAGCAGAAGGTCGCGGACCAGACGCGCCAGCTCAGGGACCAGGCCCGCTCGCAGAACCGGGAGCGGCTGGCGGAGAAGGGCAAGGCCGCGAAGGACGAGCTGATGCGCAAGGTCCAGCAGGCCCAGGAGGACTACAAGAAGCTGCAGCCCGAGCAGCTCAACAGCCGCGCCGCGCGCCCGCTGGAAGAGGCCCAGTCCGAGCTGCAGAACGTGGAGAACGCGCTGAAGGTGAATGACTTCGACCTCGCGGCCGAGGCCGCCGCGCGCGCCGAGGACGCGGCCCGGCAGCTGTCCATGATGGGCGAGCAGCAGCGACAGCTCGACGAGATGTTCGGCAACCCGCCCGAGGTGCGGCAGCAGTCCGCCAACCTCGCGCAGCGGCTGGAGCGCGACGCGAAGAACGTGGAGGAGGTCAACAAGCAGCTCCAGTCCCTCTTCCCGCCGCCGGGCTCGCAGCTGTCGCAGCAGGAGAAGCAGCAGCTCCAGCAGCTCGCGCAGCAGCAGGGCCAGTTGGAGCAGCGCGCGCAGGGCCTGCGCCAGCAGATGGAGGAGATGCAGCAGATGGCGCCCCTCTTCGGTGAAGAGGCCACGCAGCAGATGGAGGGCGTGGGCCAGCGCATGGGCGAGGCCTCACAGCGGATGCAGGGCAAGGACCCGGGCCGCGGCTACGGCGAGCAGCAGGCGGCACTCGAAGGGCTGCGCCAGTTCCAGCGGCAGATGCAGGAGGGACAGAAGGGCGGCAAGGGCGGCCTGCCCCTGCCCATGGGCTCGGGCGCGCGCAGGCAGGAGGGCAACGGGAGGGACCCGCGCAACCAGGTGGAGCTGCCGGATGAAGACGCCTTCCAGGCGCCGAAGGAGTTCCGCAAGGACCTGCTCGACGCGATGAAGCAGGGCGCCCCGGAGAAGTACCGCGAGCAGGTGAAGCGCTACTACGAGGAGCTGGTGAAGTGA
- a CDS encoding MarR family winged helix-turn-helix transcriptional regulator: MKDTASDEPAPHEGERPKGPPLGEVLEFMRLLWAVDHGLQSTSKRMESTLGLTGPQRLVVRLVGRFPGITAGTLAQILHVHPSTLTGVLKRLEKRGLLERKSDPLDGRKALFALTDTGRSLDIPSEGTVESAVQRVLSRMSRTRILCTQDVLTALAQELGGVPMPEDEPGENGARKPATR; encoded by the coding sequence ATGAAGGACACGGCCAGCGACGAGCCGGCACCGCACGAAGGCGAGCGACCCAAGGGCCCCCCGCTCGGAGAGGTGCTCGAGTTCATGCGCCTGCTCTGGGCCGTGGACCACGGGCTCCAATCCACCTCCAAGCGCATGGAGTCCACGCTCGGGCTCACCGGCCCGCAGCGGCTGGTCGTGCGCCTGGTGGGCCGCTTCCCCGGCATCACCGCCGGCACGCTCGCGCAGATTCTCCACGTCCACCCCAGCACCCTCACCGGCGTCCTCAAGCGCCTGGAGAAGCGGGGCCTGCTGGAGCGCAAGTCGGACCCGCTCGACGGGCGCAAGGCGCTGTTCGCCCTCACCGACACGGGCCGCTCGCTCGACATCCCCTCCGAGGGCACGGTGGAGTCCGCCGTGCAGCGCGTCCTCTCGCGCATGTCGCGCACGCGCATCCTCTGCACCCAGGACGTGCTCACCGCGCTCGCGCAGGAATTGGGCGGCGTCCCCATGCCGGAGGACGAGCCCGGCGAGAACGGCGCCCGGAAGCCCGCCACGCGCTGA
- a CDS encoding dipeptidase, with protein sequence MNRRIANLLTALPVTAALVAQPVLACTSMLVSKGAAANGATLMTYSADAHELYGELYYTPARRHATGAMRDILEWDTGKFLGRIPQPAQTYSVVGNMNEHQVSIGESTFTGREELEGPAGIVDYGSLIYIALERSKTAREAIQVMTSLVAEHGYASTGETFSIADPKEAWLLEMIGKGKGQKGAVWVARKVPEGYLTAHANQARITKFPLNEPQDTLYAPDVISFAREKGWFKGADKDFSFADAYHPLDFGGQRFSEGRVWSIFRRAAPSLKLGAEYADGSAPGKRLPLWVKPDKEVSVQDAMALMRDHFEGTPLDMTKDVGAGPYAAPYRWRPMTWEVDGKKYVHERAISTQQTGFSLVAQMRASMPSAIGGVLWFGVDDTSMTVYTPMYAGIREVPHNFAQGVASRGQFSWDSSFWVFNWVSNQAYARWSDMSVDVQREQGALEGQFLADQGAIEQAAMELYKRSPEDARKYLTDYSVKQGEKVHNRWRKLGETLLVKYIDGNVRDEQGKVNHPKYSDEWYRRIAREKGKALEMPPEPKKEEPAPVAAPAAPVAPAQKPGSKPTVAPAP encoded by the coding sequence ATGAACCGACGCATTGCGAATCTGCTCACCGCGCTGCCCGTCACGGCCGCGCTGGTTGCCCAGCCCGTGCTCGCGTGCACCAGCATGCTGGTGTCCAAGGGTGCCGCGGCGAATGGCGCCACCCTGATGACCTACTCCGCGGACGCGCACGAGCTGTACGGCGAGCTGTACTACACGCCCGCTCGCCGCCACGCGACGGGCGCCATGCGCGACATCCTCGAGTGGGACACCGGCAAGTTCCTCGGCCGGATTCCCCAGCCGGCCCAGACGTACTCGGTGGTCGGCAACATGAACGAGCACCAGGTCTCCATCGGCGAGTCCACCTTCACGGGCCGCGAGGAGCTGGAAGGGCCCGCGGGCATCGTCGACTACGGCTCGCTCATCTACATCGCCCTGGAGCGCTCGAAGACGGCGCGCGAGGCCATCCAGGTGATGACCAGCCTCGTGGCCGAGCACGGCTACGCCTCCACGGGTGAGACGTTCTCCATCGCCGACCCGAAGGAAGCCTGGCTGCTGGAGATGATTGGCAAGGGCAAGGGCCAGAAGGGCGCCGTGTGGGTGGCCCGCAAGGTCCCCGAGGGCTACCTCACCGCGCACGCCAACCAGGCACGCATCACGAAGTTCCCGCTCAACGAGCCGCAGGACACGCTCTACGCGCCGGACGTCATCTCCTTCGCCCGCGAGAAGGGCTGGTTCAAGGGCGCGGACAAGGACTTCAGCTTCGCGGACGCGTACCACCCGCTCGACTTCGGCGGGCAGCGCTTCTCCGAGGGGCGCGTGTGGAGCATCTTCCGCCGCGCGGCGCCCTCCCTGAAGCTGGGTGCGGAGTACGCGGACGGCTCGGCGCCGGGCAAGCGGCTGCCGCTGTGGGTGAAGCCGGACAAGGAAGTGTCCGTGCAGGACGCCATGGCGCTGATGAGAGACCACTTCGAGGGCACGCCGCTGGACATGACGAAGGACGTGGGCGCGGGCCCGTACGCGGCGCCCTACCGCTGGCGGCCGATGACGTGGGAGGTGGACGGGAAGAAGTACGTCCACGAGCGCGCCATCTCCACGCAGCAGACGGGCTTCTCGCTCGTCGCGCAGATGCGCGCGTCGATGCCGTCCGCCATCGGCGGGGTGCTCTGGTTCGGCGTGGATGACACGTCCATGACGGTCTACACGCCGATGTACGCGGGCATCCGCGAGGTGCCGCACAACTTCGCCCAGGGCGTGGCCAGCCGCGGCCAGTTCTCCTGGGACTCGTCCTTCTGGGTGTTCAACTGGGTGTCGAACCAGGCCTACGCGCGCTGGAGCGACATGTCCGTGGACGTGCAGCGCGAGCAGGGCGCGCTGGAGGGCCAGTTCCTCGCGGACCAGGGCGCCATCGAGCAGGCCGCCATGGAGCTGTACAAGCGCAGCCCCGAAGACGCGCGCAAGTACCTCACGGACTACTCCGTCAAGCAGGGCGAGAAGGTCCACAACCGCTGGCGCAAGCTCGGTGAGACGCTGCTCGTGAAGTACATCGACGGCAACGTCCGCGACGAGCAGGGCAAGGTGAACCACCCGAAGTACTCCGACGAGTGGTACCGCCGGATTGCCAGGGAGAAGGGCAAGGCGCTGGAGATGCCGCCCGAGCCGAAGAAGGAGGAGCCCGCCCCCGTGGCCGCTCCGGCCGCGCCCGTCGCCCCGGCCCAGAAGCCCGGGTCGAAGCCCACCGTGGCCCCGGCGCCGTAG
- a CDS encoding ComEA family DNA-binding protein, whose product MGALVLSLLLCGPGVAEAGKLRTQYTGTVNLNEATAEQLDLLPGVGEKAAQRIIEHRKKRPFQRVEELVRVKGFGKKKFLKLKAHLALAGPTTLRVEQVPAPPEGKEVVATNN is encoded by the coding sequence ATGGGGGCTCTGGTGTTGAGCCTGCTGCTGTGCGGCCCCGGCGTGGCGGAGGCCGGCAAGCTGCGCACCCAGTACACCGGCACGGTGAACCTGAACGAGGCCACGGCGGAGCAGTTGGATTTGCTGCCGGGCGTCGGTGAGAAGGCGGCGCAGCGCATCATCGAGCATCGCAAGAAGCGGCCCTTCCAGCGCGTGGAGGAGCTGGTTCGGGTGAAGGGCTTCGGGAAGAAGAAGTTCCTCAAGCTCAAGGCGCACCTGGCGCTCGCGGGGCCTACCACCCTGAGGGTGGAGCAGGTGCCCGCCCCTCCCGAGGGAAAGGAGGTGGTCGCCACGAACAACTGA
- a CDS encoding dipeptidase: MNRSVLASVLLLGAPALAAAPTAPAAPTQVSAKARAVHESALIIDTHVDTPLRMLEEGFDLGSKPPNGVGHLDLTRARAGNLGAAFFSIWVEPKEFAGQYTHRALRLMDAVLQQVERHPDEMVVALSSKDIVAARSGKQKKLATLMGVEGGHAIQNDLGVLRDFYRLGVRYMTLTWSNTNEWADSSGDINDANVKHHGGLTDFGRDVVREMNRLGMLVDISHVADSTFFDVMKVTKAPVIASHSSARALTDHPRNMTDEMLKAVAANGGVVMVNFFSAFIDDDFRKGYAAMAPERKTATEALEARNKDKDPATQFRLSQAADWEWAAKVKRPPLDALINHIDHIAKVAGVDHVGLGSDFDGITSTPEGIDSVADLPRITEALMARGYTREQLHKILGGNLLRVFRETERVSRELRAAPSAQR, translated from the coding sequence GTGAACCGCTCCGTCCTCGCTTCCGTGCTCCTGTTGGGGGCTCCCGCCCTCGCCGCGGCGCCCACTGCTCCCGCCGCGCCCACGCAGGTCTCCGCGAAGGCCCGCGCCGTCCACGAGTCCGCGCTCATCATCGACACCCACGTGGACACGCCGCTGCGGATGCTCGAGGAGGGCTTCGACCTGGGCTCCAAGCCGCCCAACGGCGTGGGCCACCTGGACCTCACCCGCGCCCGCGCCGGCAACCTGGGCGCCGCCTTCTTCTCCATCTGGGTGGAGCCCAAGGAGTTCGCCGGCCAGTACACCCACCGCGCCCTGCGCCTCATGGACGCCGTGCTCCAGCAGGTGGAGCGCCACCCGGACGAGATGGTGGTGGCCCTCTCCTCGAAGGACATCGTCGCCGCGCGCAGTGGCAAGCAGAAGAAGCTCGCCACGCTGATGGGCGTCGAGGGCGGCCACGCCATCCAGAACGACCTGGGCGTGCTGCGCGACTTCTACCGCCTGGGCGTGCGGTACATGACGCTCACCTGGTCCAACACCAACGAGTGGGCTGACTCGTCCGGCGACATCAACGACGCCAACGTGAAGCACCACGGCGGCCTCACCGACTTCGGCCGCGACGTCGTGCGCGAGATGAACCGGCTGGGCATGCTCGTGGACATCTCCCACGTGGCCGACTCCACCTTCTTCGACGTGATGAAGGTGACGAAGGCGCCTGTGATTGCGTCACACTCGTCCGCCCGCGCGCTGACGGACCACCCGCGCAACATGACCGACGAGATGCTCAAGGCCGTCGCCGCCAATGGCGGAGTCGTGATGGTCAACTTCTTCTCCGCCTTCATCGACGACGACTTCCGCAAGGGCTACGCCGCCATGGCCCCCGAGCGGAAGACCGCCACCGAGGCGCTGGAGGCCCGGAACAAGGACAAGGACCCCGCCACGCAGTTCCGCCTGTCCCAGGCGGCGGACTGGGAGTGGGCGGCGAAGGTGAAGCGGCCTCCGCTCGACGCGCTCATCAACCACATCGACCACATCGCCAAGGTGGCCGGCGTGGACCACGTGGGGCTGGGCTCGGACTTCGACGGCATCACCTCCACGCCCGAGGGCATCGACTCCGTGGCCGACCTGCCCCGCATCACCGAGGCCCTCATGGCCCGGGGCTACACCCGCGAGCAGCTCCACAAGATTCTCGGTGGCAACCTGCTGCGCGTCTTCCGTGAGACCGAGCGCGTCAGCCGCGAGCTGCGCGCGGCCCCGAGCGCACAGCGTTGA
- a CDS encoding FHA domain-containing protein → MPVLHRLSTLTSQLLVDREALLRTLHWPVLVWESVPALPTSVARTERLTQTGRRPQARSMEPLVFEVRPRPRDSGTEVTVGRSPECDIVLSEPTVSRMHARFRREPHTGMWSVTDLESHNGTFQGGVLIVPGRSAPLFQRDSLRLGGVELVFLQACAFEHYVRTSGLRSPARLTRGG, encoded by the coding sequence GTGCCGGTGCTCCATCGCCTGTCCACCCTGACCTCCCAGTTGCTGGTCGACCGTGAGGCCCTGCTGCGCACCCTCCACTGGCCCGTGCTGGTGTGGGAGTCCGTGCCCGCGCTGCCGACGTCCGTGGCGCGCACGGAGCGACTGACGCAGACGGGGCGGCGGCCCCAGGCCCGCTCCATGGAGCCGCTCGTCTTCGAGGTGCGCCCGCGTCCGCGCGACAGCGGCACCGAGGTGACGGTGGGCCGGAGCCCGGAGTGCGACATCGTCCTGTCGGAGCCCACCGTGTCACGCATGCACGCGCGTTTCCGGCGCGAGCCGCACACCGGCATGTGGAGCGTCACGGACCTGGAGAGCCACAACGGGACGTTCCAGGGGGGCGTGTTGATAGTCCCCGGCCGGTCGGCGCCGCTCTTCCAGCGGGACTCGCTGCGGCTGGGCGGAGTGGAGCTGGTGTTCCTCCAGGCGTGCGCCTTCGAGCACTACGTGCGCACGTCGGGGCTGCGCTCCCCGGCTCGCTTGACGCGAGGGGGGTGA